One genomic window of Phycisphaerales bacterium includes the following:
- a CDS encoding GC-type dockerin domain-anchored protein: protein MQRGSNRWTVVTASAAVLLASSGLALASQQLAQPTQAQTVRVGDGYVRTFVDAGQPMVAISLDGRAEQRVVEQRGTIMLRYAEFDPAGFIPAVPQDLRAVDGNQAFIVQYISQPLEAYGDAIARLGGTVERFLPDQAQIVTIDASMVDAVRALPFVRWVGEYHPAYKLDEPDLQRLALAGMGDSTTFQRYSIQTLRRGEGSLKGLAQQIRSIGAAIDLESEPVGRLQAWLTDAQLLAVAQRSDVLFMDVRGEPELDVDIARMIGGADYVENETGYTGQGVRAEVMDSGLYLSHQEFSSMSPAPLLHGSVGSQSHGTSVFSIVFAPGTNPQARGFLPDAEQTIMAAYGALGDRYAHTARLVDPSGPYRAVFQTNSWGDSRTSDYTTISAEMDDILFDHNIIITQSQSNSGSTPSRPQAWAKNIVAVGGINHFGTLTRSDDRHGGAAGSTGPARDGRIKPDLSHFYDSTIAATTGSPTSYTQFGGTSGATPITAGHFGLFFQMWNEGVFGPVGVPGGTVFENRPISSTSKAMMINTGLQYDFASSSDDLNRMRQGWGLADVGKLYDERERFFIVDATEPLTPLGANSYPLKVASDEPDLRVTMVYRDVSGTTSSSKHRINDLTLKVTSPSGTVYWGNNGLADGNFSTPGGSANDLDNVENVFVDSPEGGVWTVEVIADEINQDGNPATAGLDAVYSLVVAGVTPAIGMSLVSDVPDIVLPGTEVNVEIEVIEGDEMLVGVPSIYYDMTGSGFTRADMSASGDTWVFDLPETTCGTAPTFYMEVTGDGGTTVTLPALGGDAPYTIDRVGEDLNYGEYDFETAVGWNVSGSTITGDWELGTPDGFRGAPDDDFDGSGQAYVTGNERGEDVDGGPTILTSPVFDLTGAPSDVELRYARWFWNDDQRAGLTDADRLLVEITDGSGWTTIESVDHDAGGEEWTEMTITVADFVSLTDSVQLRFTTSDNPNDSATEAALDAVSVTGFRCDDGTGCRADFDGNGSLDIFDFLAFQNAFAAGDLAADFDGDGVLNIFDFLAFQNEFAAGC from the coding sequence ATGCAGCGTGGTAGTAATCGATGGACGGTCGTGACCGCTTCGGCGGCGGTGTTGCTGGCCAGCAGCGGGCTGGCGCTCGCGTCGCAGCAGTTGGCCCAGCCGACCCAGGCCCAGACGGTGCGCGTGGGCGACGGCTACGTGCGGACCTTCGTTGACGCCGGCCAGCCGATGGTGGCCATCAGCCTCGACGGTCGCGCCGAGCAGCGCGTGGTCGAGCAGCGCGGCACGATCATGCTGCGCTATGCCGAGTTCGATCCGGCTGGGTTCATCCCCGCCGTTCCGCAGGACCTGCGAGCCGTCGACGGCAACCAGGCGTTCATCGTGCAGTACATCAGCCAGCCGCTCGAGGCGTACGGCGATGCCATCGCGCGATTGGGCGGCACCGTCGAGCGCTTCCTGCCCGACCAGGCGCAGATCGTCACGATCGATGCGAGCATGGTTGACGCCGTTCGGGCGCTCCCGTTCGTGCGGTGGGTGGGCGAGTACCACCCGGCGTACAAGCTCGACGAGCCCGACCTGCAGCGCCTCGCGCTGGCGGGCATGGGTGACTCGACCACGTTCCAGCGGTACTCGATCCAGACGCTGCGTCGCGGCGAGGGCTCGCTGAAGGGCCTGGCCCAGCAGATCCGCTCGATCGGCGCGGCGATCGATCTCGAGTCCGAGCCGGTCGGCCGCCTGCAGGCGTGGCTGACCGATGCGCAGCTCCTGGCGGTTGCCCAGCGCAGCGACGTCCTGTTCATGGACGTGCGCGGCGAGCCCGAGCTCGACGTCGACATCGCCCGCATGATCGGTGGCGCCGATTACGTCGAGAACGAGACCGGCTACACCGGCCAGGGCGTCCGCGCCGAGGTCATGGACAGCGGCTTGTACCTCAGTCACCAGGAGTTCAGCAGCATGTCGCCGGCTCCGCTGCTGCACGGTTCGGTCGGCAGCCAGTCTCACGGCACGAGCGTGTTCAGCATCGTGTTTGCGCCGGGCACCAACCCGCAGGCTCGCGGCTTCCTGCCCGACGCCGAGCAGACCATCATGGCGGCCTACGGCGCGCTGGGCGATCGCTACGCCCACACCGCCCGCCTGGTCGATCCGTCCGGCCCGTACCGCGCCGTCTTCCAGACCAACAGCTGGGGCGACTCGCGCACGAGCGACTACACGACGATCTCGGCCGAGATGGACGACATCCTGTTCGACCACAACATCATCATCACCCAGAGCCAGTCGAACTCGGGCAGCACGCCGAGCCGTCCCCAGGCCTGGGCGAAAAACATCGTGGCCGTTGGTGGCATCAACCACTTCGGCACGCTGACGCGCAGCGATGACCGCCACGGCGGCGCGGCGGGCAGCACGGGTCCGGCTCGCGACGGTCGCATCAAGCCCGACCTGAGCCACTTCTACGACTCGACCATCGCGGCGACCACGGGCTCGCCGACGTCGTACACGCAGTTCGGCGGCACGTCGGGCGCCACGCCCATCACCGCCGGCCACTTCGGCCTGTTCTTCCAGATGTGGAACGAGGGCGTGTTCGGTCCGGTCGGCGTTCCGGGCGGTACGGTCTTCGAGAACCGTCCGATCTCCAGCACGTCGAAGGCCATGATGATCAACACGGGCCTGCAGTATGACTTCGCGAGCTCGAGCGACGACCTGAACCGCATGCGTCAGGGCTGGGGCCTTGCCGACGTCGGCAAGCTCTACGACGAGCGCGAGCGCTTCTTCATCGTCGACGCCACGGAGCCGCTGACGCCGCTGGGCGCCAACAGCTACCCGCTGAAGGTCGCCAGCGACGAGCCGGACCTGCGCGTCACGATGGTGTACCGCGACGTGAGCGGCACGACCTCGTCGAGCAAGCACCGCATCAACGACCTGACCCTGAAGGTGACCTCGCCGAGCGGCACGGTCTACTGGGGCAACAACGGCCTGGCCGACGGCAACTTCTCCACGCCCGGTGGCTCGGCCAACGACCTCGACAACGTCGAGAACGTGTTCGTCGATTCGCCCGAGGGTGGCGTGTGGACGGTCGAGGTGATCGCCGACGAGATCAACCAGGACGGCAACCCCGCGACGGCTGGCCTCGATGCGGTTTACTCGCTGGTTGTTGCCGGCGTGACCCCGGCTATCGGCATGTCGCTGGTGTCGGACGTTCCGGACATCGTGCTTCCGGGCACCGAGGTCAACGTCGAGATCGAGGTCATCGAGGGCGACGAGATGCTCGTTGGCGTGCCCTCGATCTACTACGACATGACCGGTTCGGGCTTCACCCGCGCCGATATGTCCGCGAGCGGCGACACGTGGGTCTTCGACCTGCCCGAGACCACGTGCGGCACCGCGCCGACCTTCTACATGGAGGTGACCGGTGATGGTGGCACGACCGTGACGCTGCCCGCCCTGGGCGGCGACGCGCCGTACACGATCGATCGCGTCGGCGAGGACCTGAACTACGGCGAGTACGACTTCGAGACGGCCGTCGGCTGGAACGTCTCGGGCTCGACCATCACGGGCGACTGGGAGCTCGGCACGCCCGATGGCTTCCGTGGCGCTCCCGATGACGACTTCGATGGCTCGGGCCAGGCCTACGTGACCGGCAACGAGCGTGGCGAGGACGTCGACGGTGGTCCGACCATCCTGACCTCGCCGGTCTTCGACCTGACGGGTGCTCCGTCTGACGTCGAGCTGCGCTACGCCCGCTGGTTCTGGAACGATGACCAGCGCGCCGGCCTGACCGACGCCGACCGCCTGCTGGTGGAGATCACCGATGGCTCGGGCTGGACCACCATCGAGTCGGTGGACCACGATGCGGGCGGCGAGGAGTGGACGGAGATGACCATCACGGTCGCCGACTTCGTCTCGCTCACCGATAGCGTCCAGCTTCGCTTCACCACCTCTGACAACCCCAACGACTCGGCCACCGAGGCCGCGCTGGATGCCGTGAGCGTGACGGGATTCCGGTGCGATGATGGCACCGGCTGCCGCGCCGACTTCGACGGCAACGGAAGCCTGGACATCTTCGACTTCCTGGCCTTCCAGAACGCGTTCGCCGCTGGTGATCTGGCCGCCGACTTCGACGGAGACGGCGTGCTGAACATCTTCGACTTCCTGGCGTTCCAGAACGAGTTCGCCGCGGGTTGCTGA
- the fusA gene encoding elongation factor G → MAEMPLNKVRNIGIAAHIDAGKTTVTERILFYTGKTHKLGEVHEGTATMDFLQEEQERGITIQSAATTCHWTRSDVEYQINLIDTPGHVDFTIEVERSLRVLDGAVAVFDGKEGVEAQSETVWRQADRYRVPRICYINKMDKIGANFEFSFNSVKKRLGANAIAVQIPIGAGNELEGIIDLLGMRAYYFDANEQGAVVTEKDIPDDLMAEAEKWRHDLVDAASSLDDDLTEKYLEDENSVTVEDIRSALRKGTLALTCNPVFCGSALKNIGVQRLLDGVIDYLPNPTEVPEVQGVDPKDSEKKLKRPHDAKAPLSALVFKVVADSHGDLTYTRIYSGTLEKGSRVLNPGNGKREIVSRIYQMQAKTREALDRAHAGSIVAVIGIKDSITGDTLCDPSDPILLERMDFPDPVISMSIEPNTSDDKRKLSEALVTIRREDPSFQSHYDDETGQTIIAGMGELHLEIIKNKLTRDMKIDVQVGKPRVSYREAIQGEAKEVRGKFVKQTGGRGQFGDVIINLRPYTKEEADEDGIKFVEGVAFENKIVGGSIPKEFIPSVEAGIRQTAASGVTAGYPLINIKAELVDGSYHQVDSSQVAFEQAARLALREAVSKARSVLLEPIMKVVIVTPEEFFGNVTGDISSRRGMIIDTEDRGAGIRQITCECPLSEMFGYTTTLRGMSQGRAAASMEFQEYRPMPANLMQEVIAAD, encoded by the coding sequence ATGGCCGAGATGCCGCTGAACAAGGTTCGTAACATCGGGATCGCCGCCCACATCGATGCGGGCAAGACCACGGTCACCGAGCGCATCCTCTTTTACACGGGCAAGACCCACAAGCTGGGCGAGGTGCACGAAGGCACCGCGACGATGGACTTCCTGCAGGAAGAGCAGGAGCGTGGCATCACGATCCAGTCGGCGGCGACGACGTGCCACTGGACGCGCAGCGACGTCGAGTACCAGATCAACCTGATCGATACGCCGGGCCACGTGGACTTCACGATCGAAGTCGAGCGTTCGCTCCGCGTGCTCGACGGCGCGGTCGCCGTGTTCGACGGCAAGGAAGGCGTCGAGGCCCAGAGCGAGACGGTGTGGCGCCAGGCCGACCGGTACCGCGTGCCGCGCATCTGTTACATCAACAAGATGGACAAGATCGGCGCGAACTTCGAGTTCAGCTTCAACTCCGTGAAGAAGCGCCTGGGCGCGAACGCCATCGCCGTGCAGATTCCCATCGGCGCGGGCAACGAGCTCGAGGGCATCATCGATCTGCTGGGCATGCGGGCGTACTACTTCGATGCCAACGAGCAGGGCGCTGTGGTGACCGAGAAGGACATCCCCGACGACCTGATGGCCGAGGCCGAGAAGTGGCGTCACGATCTGGTCGATGCGGCCAGTTCGCTCGACGACGACCTGACCGAGAAGTACCTCGAGGACGAGAACTCGGTCACGGTCGAGGACATCCGCAGCGCGCTGCGCAAGGGCACGCTCGCGTTGACGTGCAACCCGGTCTTCTGCGGCTCGGCCCTGAAGAACATCGGCGTGCAGCGGTTGCTGGACGGCGTCATCGACTACCTGCCCAACCCCACCGAGGTGCCCGAGGTGCAGGGCGTCGACCCGAAGGACTCGGAGAAGAAGCTCAAGCGGCCGCATGATGCCAAGGCCCCGCTGTCGGCCCTGGTGTTTAAGGTGGTGGCCGACAGCCACGGCGACCTGACCTACACGCGCATCTACTCGGGCACGCTCGAGAAGGGCAGCCGCGTGCTGAACCCCGGCAACGGCAAGCGTGAGATCGTGAGCCGTATCTACCAGATGCAGGCCAAGACGCGTGAGGCCCTCGATCGCGCCCACGCGGGTTCGATCGTGGCGGTCATCGGCATCAAGGACTCGATCACGGGCGACACGCTGTGCGACCCGAGCGACCCGATCTTGCTGGAGCGGATGGACTTCCCCGATCCGGTGATCTCGATGTCGATCGAGCCCAACACCAGCGACGACAAGCGCAAGCTGAGCGAGGCGCTCGTGACGATCCGCCGCGAGGACCCGAGCTTCCAGAGCCACTACGACGACGAGACTGGGCAGACCATCATCGCCGGCATGGGCGAGCTGCACCTTGAGATCATCAAGAACAAGCTGACGCGCGACATGAAGATCGACGTGCAGGTCGGCAAGCCGCGCGTGAGCTACCGCGAGGCGATCCAGGGCGAGGCCAAGGAAGTCCGCGGCAAGTTCGTCAAGCAGACCGGTGGTCGCGGCCAGTTCGGCGACGTGATCATCAACCTGCGGCCCTACACCAAGGAAGAGGCCGACGAGGACGGCATCAAGTTCGTCGAGGGCGTGGCCTTCGAGAACAAGATCGTCGGCGGCTCGATCCCCAAGGAATTCATCCCCTCGGTCGAGGCGGGCATCCGGCAGACGGCGGCCAGCGGCGTGACGGCGGGCTACCCGCTGATCAACATCAAGGCCGAACTGGTCGACGGCTCGTACCACCAGGTCGATAGCTCGCAGGTTGCCTTCGAGCAGGCGGCTCGCCTGGCGCTCCGCGAGGCCGTCTCCAAGGCCCGTAGCGTGCTGCTCGAGCCGATCATGAAGGTCGTCATCGTGACGCCCGAGGAGTTCTTCGGCAACGTGACGGGCGACATCTCGAGCCGCCGCGGCATGATCATCGACACCGAGGATCGTGGCGCCGGCATCCGCCAGATCACGTGCGAGTGCCCGCTGAGCGAGATGTTCGGCTACACGACCACGCTCCGCGGCATGAGCCAGGGCCGGGCCGCGGCGTCGATGGAGTTCCAGGAGTATCGCCCGATGCCGGCGAACCTGATGCAGGAAGTCATCGCGGCCGACTGA
- a CDS encoding O-antigen ligase family protein codes for MADRARTTGVVHGLTIVIALLACVRALVAFDPVPGWGLDPYTIAAPAGAFGPREAALLDVLTILLSGLVLLLAPPARWKPWTGWAGALVLVGVIGCVHGLPDGPRQADLSPALAWLAALAGAGGLARGCADVQSRRVVAALLAGLTAMLVAKGLVQLLVEHPSTVAQFEADEARMLAAQGLEPGSAGARAFERRLRQPEITGWIGFSNVVASFLAAGGVLLAAVAVSARRWAAVVAGVGALVALGLVVYGGSKGAMAASALGLGCVAIGRFAPTRWREGRMRARLAGAIAFVVVIGPLLALVARGMVGERVGELSLLFRWFYVEASMRIAIDNPLLGVGPGGFKDAYAIAKNPISPENAASPHSVVFDAMASMGVVVGVVVLALVVFAAWRAARAVLASTVEADDAGRVPRLALVAGPAIAVVIGARFELESVGGLTPGLAMAWVGGLAAWVAIAVAAWHAPVRAIALGAGAAALVLIAHGQIEMTPVLVGSASLWAAWLAVAVARQDTEAAPARAARLVGAVPAVPAVMALAVAVLALPGLWTWQTAVERAAAAARRPAEFTATLQASGGDPRVVRAVAEQVSAEIGRPVGPANLGAGLGELGRQSSLAAASQADRAVEVAPADGPTLRLASRAWLVVAMAVDRSAGERALALSQMATESEPASAQNFGYRATVLAALHPDGSKTEEVLEALAKAEALNPASPQLRFRQFRIAREAGLDERALESATAALRAHERMRLDPLGAGLSEAQVREIQGYLGAR; via the coding sequence ATGGCTGACCGCGCGCGCACGACCGGCGTGGTGCACGGCCTGACCATCGTCATCGCCCTGCTTGCGTGTGTGCGCGCGCTCGTGGCGTTTGATCCGGTGCCGGGCTGGGGGCTCGATCCCTACACCATCGCCGCGCCCGCCGGCGCCTTCGGCCCGCGCGAGGCGGCGCTGCTCGACGTGCTGACGATCCTGCTGAGCGGTCTGGTGCTCTTGCTCGCACCGCCGGCGCGGTGGAAGCCGTGGACGGGCTGGGCCGGGGCGCTCGTGCTGGTTGGTGTCATCGGGTGCGTTCATGGCTTGCCCGATGGCCCAAGGCAGGCCGACCTCTCACCGGCCCTCGCGTGGCTGGCGGCGCTGGCCGGCGCGGGCGGCCTGGCGCGCGGCTGCGCGGACGTTCAGAGCCGCCGCGTGGTGGCGGCGCTGCTGGCCGGGCTGACGGCGATGCTCGTGGCCAAGGGTCTCGTCCAGCTCCTGGTCGAGCACCCGTCGACCGTCGCGCAGTTCGAGGCCGACGAGGCGCGGATGCTCGCGGCCCAGGGGCTCGAGCCCGGGTCGGCCGGCGCGCGGGCGTTCGAGCGTCGGCTCCGCCAGCCCGAGATCACCGGCTGGATCGGCTTCTCGAACGTCGTCGCCTCGTTCCTGGCGGCGGGCGGCGTGCTGCTGGCGGCCGTCGCCGTCTCGGCGCGCCGGTGGGCGGCGGTCGTCGCGGGCGTCGGCGCCCTCGTCGCGCTCGGCCTGGTCGTCTACGGCGGCAGCAAGGGCGCGATGGCCGCGAGCGCGCTGGGCCTGGGGTGCGTCGCGATCGGGCGGTTCGCGCCGACGCGCTGGCGAGAGGGTCGGATGCGTGCGCGCCTCGCCGGTGCGATCGCGTTCGTCGTCGTCATCGGGCCGCTCCTCGCGCTCGTCGCACGCGGCATGGTGGGCGAGCGCGTGGGCGAGCTGAGCCTGCTCTTCCGCTGGTTCTACGTCGAGGCGTCGATGCGCATCGCGATCGACAACCCGCTCCTGGGCGTCGGGCCGGGCGGCTTTAAGGACGCCTACGCCATCGCCAAGAACCCCATCAGCCCCGAGAACGCGGCCAGCCCGCACAGCGTCGTGTTCGACGCGATGGCCTCGATGGGCGTCGTGGTCGGCGTGGTCGTGCTCGCGCTGGTGGTGTTCGCGGCGTGGCGCGCGGCGAGGGCGGTGCTGGCCAGCACCGTCGAGGCCGACGACGCGGGCCGCGTGCCGCGGCTGGCGCTCGTGGCCGGGCCGGCGATCGCGGTCGTGATCGGTGCTCGGTTCGAGCTCGAGTCGGTCGGCGGGCTGACCCCCGGCCTGGCGATGGCGTGGGTCGGCGGGCTGGCGGCTTGGGTTGCGATCGCGGTGGCCGCCTGGCACGCGCCGGTCCGGGCCATCGCACTCGGCGCGGGGGCCGCGGCGCTGGTGCTGATCGCGCACGGGCAGATCGAGATGACGCCGGTGCTCGTGGGCTCGGCCTCGCTCTGGGCCGCGTGGCTGGCGGTCGCTGTTGCGCGTCAGGATACCGAAGCAGCCCCGGCCCGGGCAGCTCGGCTCGTCGGAGCGGTGCCGGCGGTGCCGGCGGTGATGGCGCTCGCGGTAGCGGTGCTCGCGTTGCCCGGGCTCTGGACGTGGCAGACGGCAGTCGAGCGGGCAGCCGCGGCGGCGCGCCGGCCGGCGGAGTTCACCGCCACGCTCCAGGCCAGTGGCGGCGACCCGCGCGTGGTCCGTGCGGTGGCCGAGCAGGTGTCGGCCGAGATCGGCCGGCCCGTGGGCCCGGCCAACCTGGGTGCGGGGCTCGGCGAGCTGGGCCGGCAATCTTCGCTGGCCGCGGCGAGCCAGGCGGACCGGGCGGTCGAGGTGGCCCCGGCGGACGGACCGACGCTCCGGCTGGCCTCCCGCGCGTGGCTCGTCGTGGCGATGGCGGTAGACCGCTCGGCGGGCGAGCGGGCCCTCGCGCTCTCGCAGATGGCGACCGAGAGCGAGCCCGCCTCGGCCCAGAACTTCGGCTACCGAGCCACGGTGCTCGCCGCCCTGCACCCCGACGGCTCGAAGACCGAGGAGGTGCTCGAAGCCCTGGCAAAGGCTGAGGCCCTGAACCCGGCCAGCCCGCAGCTCAGGTTCCGGCAGTTCCGGATCGCGCGGGAGGCCGGGCTGGACGAGCGGGCACTCGAGAGCGCGACTGCGGCGCTGCGGGCCCACGAGCGGATGCGGCTGGATCCACTGGGGGCCGGGTTGAGCGAGGCCCAGGTCCGTGAGATCCAGGGCTATCTCGGGGCTCGCTAG
- a CDS encoding nucleoside monophosphate kinase — MADRVPTALLFGAPGAGKGTQGKILGQIPGFYHLSCGEVFRTLDIHSPLGRTFYEYSSKGNLVPDDVTVDMWKENLHAQMTLSYYKPHAEILVLDGIPRNVKQAQLLEEHVEVKAIVHLVCRDMNAMLVRLRKRALRENRADDAREDVIRRRWEVYEHETRPVLDFYSKDLIHEVDAIGTPVQVLQHTLEALAPIHDTLFGQQEMDGDL, encoded by the coding sequence ATGGCCGATCGTGTTCCAACCGCGTTGCTGTTCGGGGCCCCGGGTGCGGGCAAGGGCACCCAGGGCAAGATCCTCGGGCAGATCCCGGGGTTCTACCACCTGTCGTGCGGCGAGGTGTTCCGGACGCTCGATATCCACAGCCCGCTGGGCCGGACGTTCTACGAGTATTCGTCCAAGGGCAACCTGGTGCCCGACGACGTGACGGTCGACATGTGGAAGGAAAACCTCCACGCGCAGATGACCCTGAGCTATTACAAGCCCCACGCCGAGATCCTGGTGCTCGACGGCATCCCGCGGAACGTCAAGCAGGCCCAGCTGCTCGAAGAGCACGTGGAGGTCAAGGCCATCGTGCACCTCGTGTGCCGCGACATGAACGCCATGCTCGTCCGGCTGCGCAAGCGCGCCCTTCGAGAGAACCGGGCCGACGACGCCCGCGAGGACGTGATCCGGCGCCGGTGGGAGGTCTACGAGCACGAGACGCGGCCCGTGCTGGACTTCTATTCCAAGGACCTCATCCACGAGGTGGACGCGATCGGAACGCCGGTGCAGGTGCTCCAGCACACGCTCGAGGCGCTGGCGCCGATCCACGACACGCTCTTCGGCCAGCAAGAAATGGACGGCGACCTGTAG
- a CDS encoding PEP-CTERM sorting domain-containing protein — MISNVRPIVIASLATGFVALIASPALAQPSHRSTAKAGSEVKVPEIGKPGNRLLKRVSPRDFIKWSWKLRADRTGDNDGLNQTKFAFAPGAAPAGRALNGGNSITGFLGSTSTGRGVGTSNIRTRRVQWNVTATGSLGGPEKHKPKWSTWMSGKDPFYITVDELGAADLLLEQEIDVWFPMTLSGGEVVGEEANFGWEASLLYQDLEYDLFSLHADEGGFDAQLFDTPFEFELWSMIDLDATEDHALSVPIDGAGIERMLLGDLDDGVMDTRLNLGILVRDLSVADIIASGAAIGLRSEAGAGAAVPAPATLALFGLGLGVATRRRSAGAC, encoded by the coding sequence ATGATCTCGAACGTACGACCGATCGTCATCGCATCGTTGGCCACCGGTTTCGTGGCTTTGATCGCGAGCCCTGCGCTTGCGCAGCCGAGCCATCGCAGCACGGCGAAGGCCGGCTCGGAGGTCAAGGTTCCCGAGATCGGCAAGCCTGGTAATCGTCTGCTCAAGCGGGTCTCGCCGCGAGACTTCATCAAGTGGAGCTGGAAGCTCCGCGCCGACCGGACAGGCGATAACGATGGCCTGAATCAGACCAAGTTTGCGTTTGCCCCGGGTGCTGCCCCCGCCGGCCGAGCGCTCAACGGCGGCAACTCGATCACGGGCTTCCTTGGCAGCACTTCGACCGGGAGGGGCGTGGGCACCAGCAACATCAGGACCCGACGCGTGCAGTGGAACGTGACGGCGACCGGCTCGCTTGGCGGCCCCGAGAAGCACAAGCCCAAGTGGTCGACGTGGATGAGCGGCAAGGACCCGTTCTACATCACCGTGGACGAGTTGGGCGCCGCCGATCTCCTCCTCGAACAAGAGATCGACGTGTGGTTCCCGATGACGCTGTCGGGCGGCGAGGTCGTCGGCGAGGAGGCGAACTTCGGGTGGGAGGCGAGCCTGCTGTACCAGGATCTCGAATACGACTTGTTCTCCCTCCACGCCGACGAGGGCGGCTTCGACGCCCAGCTCTTCGATACGCCGTTCGAATTCGAGCTCTGGTCCATGATCGATCTGGACGCGACCGAGGACCACGCGTTGTCGGTGCCCATCGATGGAGCGGGCATCGAACGGATGCTGCTGGGCGACCTCGACGACGGCGTCATGGATACTCGCCTCAATCTGGGAATCCTCGTTCGGGATCTCTCCGTTGCGGACATCATCGCCTCCGGGGCGGCCATCGGCCTGCGGAGCGAGGCGGGTGCGGGGGCGGCCGTGCCGGCGCCGGCGACGCTGGCGTTGTTCGGGCTCGGCCTTGGGGTTGCCACCCGCCGACGGAGCGCGGGGGCATGCTGA